Proteins encoded by one window of Aphis gossypii isolate Hap1 chromosome X, ASM2018417v2, whole genome shotgun sequence:
- the LOC126552945 gene encoding uncharacterized protein LOC126552945 has translation MDFEFSMVNKTSMVVISGAISNSLDRFKIRKLEGRPLLLPLNEEARPMGETELQVAIREIKRVFRVKTDLRDACLDQMKQSLSSTKNNLTRGYIDSYIRRGNKENVIVVWNGHSDKNILKRLDLDHYPMLNITCYDKYFNKNFYIQFEKLGNREIIFEVDIGTYNKAGRLLNLVETHDIICKKKHHTTYAHDPRMDVKYTKCIFDYVIRKQRYENLIKHF, from the coding sequence AGCTATATCCAATAGCTTAGACCGATTTAAGATTAGGAAACTGGAGGGACGACCTCTTTTGCTACCACTTAACGAAGAAGCTCGACCTATGGGTGAGACGGAGCTTCAGGTGGCAATAAGAGAGATAAAAAGAGTGTTCAGAGTAAAAACTGATCTGAGAGATGCTTGTCTGGACCAAATGAAGCAGAGTTTGAGTTCAacgaaaaataacttaacacGGGGATATATTGATAGTTATATACGTAGAGGTAATAAGGAAAATGTGATAGTAGTGTGGAACGGACATTCagacaaaaacattttaaaaagattagaTTTAGACCATTATCCTATGCTAAACATAACGTGTTACGAcaagtatttcaataaaaatttttatattcagttTGAAAAATTAGGCAATAGAGAAATAATTTTCGAAGTAGATAtcggtacatataataaagcaGGAAGGCTACTTAATTTAGTAGAGacccatgatataatatgtaaaaagaaaCACCATACTACGTATGCGCATGATCCGAGAATGGATGTCaaatatactaaatgtatatttgattatgtgATACGGAAACAGCGAtatgaaaatctaataaaacatttctaa